The sequence below is a genomic window from Bacillota bacterium.
GAGAGGGTGAGGTGCGCCGGCCATGATGGCAATATCCTTGGGAGTGTTCGCAGCACTGCTCATTATTGGAGCCCCAATAGTACTCGCACTCGGTGTCGGTGCCCTCGCCGCTCTGGTTTATCAGGGAGTACCACTGTCTCTCGTGGCTACCCGCATGTTCGCTGGGCTGGACTCCTTCCCACTG
It includes:
- a CDS encoding TRAP transporter large permease subunit, producing the protein MMAISLGVFAALLIIGAPIVLALGVGALAALVYQGVPLSLVATRMFAGLDSFPLMAIPFFILAGECMNTGGITRRLVTLANAMVGHMVGGLSSRVHILV